The segment ggaagtctggagtggcagagaagtatgctagggtagtgtaggacatgtacaagaatagtgcgacagcggtgagatgcgcagtcggaatgacagactcattcaaggtggaggtgggattacaccaaggatcagctctgagtcctttcttgtttgcagtggtgatggacaggttgacggatgagatcagacaggagtccccatggactatgatgtttgcagatgacattgtgatctgtagtgagagtagagagcaagttgagtctagtctggagaagtggagatatgctttggagagaaggggaatgaaagtcagtagaagcaagactgagtacatgtgtgtgagaatgagagggagcccagtggaatagtgcagttacaaggagtagaagtggtgaaagtagatgagtttaaatatttggggtcaactgttcaaagtaatggagagtgtggtagagaggtgaagaagagagtgcaggcagggtggagtgggtggagaaaggtggcaggagtgatttgtgactgaagaatatcagcaagggtgaaggggaaagtttacaaaacagtagtgagaccagctatgttgtatggtttagagacagtggcactaacacaaagacaggaggcagagctggaggtggcagagctgaagatgttgagattctctttgggagtgacaagaatggacaagattaggaatgaacatatcagagggacagctcaggtgggacggtttggagacaaagtcagagaggcgagattgagatggtttggacatgtgcagaggagggacccagggtatatagggagaaggatgctgaggatggagccaccaggcaggaggagaagagggagaccaaagaggaggttcatggatgtgctgagagaggacatgcaggtgtttggtgtgacagaggaagatacagaggacagggtgagatggaaacgattgatctgctgtggcgacccctaacgggaacagccgaaagacaaagaagaagaagttaattaatttgatttatttgttaaatacgtgatattattgaataactaatattttgctatattttccagtatttctttttctttcttttttatttttttgataactctaacatccgagggggcgaggttgatgacgtgagggggcgtcgcccccaaccaccccctcgtggcgccggctatgATTACAATCTGATATAATTTCAACTTTTTGACACTTTCCTTAACTGTCATTTCTGCAGGTATCAAATTCATACGGGCCTGCAGCACTCAATCATCCGACCACGCCAACCTAACTGTCTGCCTTTTGACCAGATCACTTTCCCTCAGAGACTGCAGGAGCTTGGCTACGCCACCCACATGGTTGGAAAGTGGCACCTGGGCTTCTACAGGAAGGAGTGCTTGCCCACTCGCCGTGGCTTTGACACATACTTTGGGTCCTTAACCGGCAGTGTGAACTACTACACCTATGACTCCTGTGATGGCCCCAGGATGTGCGGCTTTGACCTCCATGAAGGAGAGACTTTAGCCTGGGATCAGAGGGGTAAATACTCCACACATCTATACACTCAGCGGGTCCGTAAGATCCTGGCAACTCACAATCCACACACTCAGCCGCTGTTCATCTTCCTCTCCTTTCAAGCTGTACATACACCACTGCAGTCCCCACGAGAATACCTTTACCCGTACCGTGCGCTGGGCAACGTGGCGCGTAGGAAGTATGCTGCTATGGTGTCCACAGTAGACAAGGCGGTCCATAATGTAACATACGCCCTCCGCAAGTATGGTTACTATCAGAACACAGTCATCATCTTTTCTACTGACAACGGTGGCCAGCCATTGTCTGGTGGCAGCAACTGGCCACTCAGAGGACGCAAAGGTACATACTGGGAAGGTGGAGTCAGAGGTCTTGGGTTCGTTCACAGCCCTCTGTTGAGAAGGAAGAAAAGGGTGAGTAAAGCCCTGGTGCACATCACTGATTGGTATCCCACATTAGTGGGATTAGCAGGTGGTAATTTGTCCCTGATGGAGGGGGTGGACGGGTATGATGTTTGGGATGCGATCAGTGATGGCAAGGAGTCGCCCAGGTTGGAGATCCTCCACAACATTGACCCTTTGTATAACCATGCTCGCAGCGGCTCCATGCAGAAAGGATATGGGATTTGGAATACAGCTGTACAGGCCTGCATACGAGTTGGAGACTGGAAACTCCTAACAGGAGACCCTGGCTATGGAGACTGGATCCCACCTCAGCTGCTTCCAGGATTCCCAGGTAGCTGGTGGAACCTGGAGAGGCAGACTAATAATCAGAAATCACTGTGGCTGTTCAACATCTCTGGTGACCCTTATGAACGCTGTGATGTTTCTGAGCAGAGGCCAGATGTGGTGAAAGAGTTGCTGGCTAGACTTGTATACTACAACCGCACTGCTGTGCCAGTACGGTACCCATTAGAGGACCCACGTGCAAACCCAGTCCTGAATGGAGGTGCCTGGGTGCCCTGGATGGGAGAAGGGGAGGAGGACCGCTGGGACAGTATCTACTACAAAAAGAACAAGGACTGGAAAAATAAGCTTAAACTGTCTGAAAGCAGGTGGTTTTTCAGGAGACTTAACACTAAGATTATGTCCAACAGGATTTAAGAAAGGATCTAAATGAAAATCACTAAACGTTCGTTATTATGTATGTTTGTTGGTGGCACTTTCTAAAGATGTCTATTATGCAATAAATAAAGAGAAGGAGATTGTGCAAGATTTGCACACATCTGCAGTTACTGGTCTCTGGAGAAATTGATCAATAAGTAGAGGCAAGACATTTATTTTGAGGATTTCCTTTGCTAAAAGATATGCATTCACTGTTGTGCCACACAACCCCCTTAAAGCATGAGCCCAACTTATGGTACTTTTTGTTAGCATATAGCATGAGATTGATCACTTTATAACATGAGAATCATTGTATTTGTGGTAATAAAGAGCAATAGGCTGCATGCAGTTATAGTAAGTGAACATAAATCATTTCTATAACTGCCTTTTTTATATAAACTTATTACACACCTACTGTGTTCACGGCCCAACACCAATTTATGTTACTGTTAGATGCAGAATAAATTAGATGGGGTAAAATTAGATTGCAGTATTTACAAAAGATTATACATAAAGTCAAACACTTTGCTAATGCAAATCTTTGACATTTCAACGAGCATTCTGATGGTTTTTTAAAGTGTAtaaatttttttctgatttgaggaTATTTATTGAAATCAGATATGTTGGCTTGTTACTGGTGATTTCTTATTACAATTTTATTAGTGGTAAATGTTGATATAAAAAATATTTTGCAAGTGGGAAGagtctcatttttttttatataagttAATAtatttaaagctacaatgtgttgAATGTGTACAAtgtgatttaggggtgtttattaggaGAAATGTAATGTAGCATTCACAATCATATATTCATTTGTCCATAACTGCCTGCAACAATGAACTGATGTGCTCTTATAAGCTTAGAAAGGGACTTTCAAATCTACATAGGAGCAGGGCCCCtcgtggaggctgccatgttggtacagtagcccaaaagagaCAGGCTTACTCcaccttttgcatttttttttagtaTGGCGGTGCACCTCGTGGAGACTGCAatgttggtacagtagcccaaaagagaCAGGCTTACTCcaccttttgcatttttttttagtaTGGCGGTGCACCTCGTGGAGACTGCAatgttggtacagtagcccaaaagagaCAGGCTTACTCCACCTTTTGGATTTTTTAGTATGGCAGGGCCCCTCGTGGAGGCCAGCATATTGGTACAGTAGCCCAGAAGAGACAGGCTTActccaccttttttatttttttagtatgGCAGGAGGACTGATGaacaaaaagaagaggaatcagtggttgctcccctatacactGTCTACCGGTTGCTTGTATAGGCCAACAAGTTTATTTTTGTGAAATAGTGGGTCATACATAGCATTGTTCATCACAAGAGAAGACAAGGGAGTATGATATTGCTATCGACAAAATGTCAAGGTAAACaaaatgcagtctgcaacctcaacACTAGAGGACACTAAAgccaacacactgtagctttaacacaAAACATGGGACAAAAAATAATCTATAACACACTCCACTACACAGAAAAAAACTGTAGTGTTAAATCTTTTACAGCAAAACATTTTAGAATTAATTCTCACCCTCTTAGTGTTATTTTAACACTCAGTTTTAAGCCTTGCACAGTGTTGGAGCTACGTATTTGCAGCGCTGATTCATCTCTGAATGTAATTCAGTTTTCTTGAGGTTTAATTTGAACTCTATCCATGCATTGTATCCGAAATGAGAAAAACCCAACCTGCCTTTGTATGTGGTATTCCAataaacaattcctgaacagttaCACTTTTAAATTCAAACCATGTTAAAATGCCCTCCAAAGCattgaaaattacatttttttttagatgaaatCTGAACTGTGACAGTGTTGAATAATGAACATTTTTGGGATGTATGATGAGACATCCTGCTTGCTCCCTGGGAGTTGCATGAAAAGAAGTCAAATTAGAATTGCTGTCACAATACCATAGTATGTCATAATATGTTTTGTCGTTGGACAAATTGAAATGTCTGCATATCACCTCACATGCTACTGCAAAAACAAATCACTGCTCTGCAGCGATTTGTTTTCTGTTCCTCTGGAGAGGTGTTGCAAATCTTCCTGCCATTGTCATGCAAGAATGCATGCAAATGCAGAAAAAATGTTTCCATAGATCATGACAACATTTTACAATGGGGGATTGTGAAAATAAAAACGGTTTAAGTGCTGTGCATTCTGTCTCTGTGCAACATCAAGGTTAAATGATGAATTTTAGCACACACATCGTATGACATTTAACATGATCTGTCCCTTAATTTGCACTTAAAGATTCGGACCCGCACCAGATCTTCAAGAATAGAGCAGTGTTTTATCTCTTTATCTGTCTGATGCTGTGGTTTGTCTGTGCTGTACTTACTCGTACAGCTGTTTTAGGGAATAAATACTCTAAACCCGAATCTAATGCACACCTAACATCAAATATAACATGATTTCATTGGATTGACATTGACACTGGATTTCTTCACATGCATGTAAGTATTGCCCAAGACTGACACTCTGCAGCAGGTTGCCAAACAGATGTGAGAAATGTTTCATTTCCTGTATTACGCCCCTTTAACTTTGCTTCCTTTCAGATTAGTGCAAACTTTTCTGAGTGTGCATTGCTGTAATTTGGCGGTTGTAGCACAGTATTCTCTGTTGCCTCTGTGGAGCTCACAGTTGATGATCCTATGGAGGATGTTcttattgtctttctgatgctggcTAGAATAAGCCACGGTAAGATCaatacagtaaaaaaaatcaATACAGTGCAATTATACAACTTTGTTAACATCTAAAAGTTAAGTGAATAAATGCTTGTTTCCAGCTTTCTTTCCGGTTGCTGACACCTCATGCAGTGCCCTGCAGAACACATCTGTATGCTCTGTTTCTGCTGGTGGATCGGTGTATATCCAGGTGAAGGTCAGTGGCAGCAGCCATAAGCTGAGATGTATGAAAcagcttcaaagcagagccatAAATGTGTTCACCGTGAAGAAAGGAAAGGTGGACATAGCTGAGGCTTTGAGGAACAGAACTCAATTCTTTGTCAACAACTCCACACTCAAGATCACCAACGTGGACACCACTGATTCTGGTCAGTACACCATAGAGGACTTCAATTCTGATGGCATCCTCTTGAGCAGTACGAGTGTGAAATTGGAAGTTAATGAGCACGGTAAGGAAATAAATTCTTTAATGATTGAGAAATGATTGCTATCTTTGTAGAGGGAGAGTGAAAATATAAGAGATTAGTTTGCACTAAATGTAATAGATGAAAAGGTCTCAGCTGTCATCTTATGCAGAATGTTCAAGTGGCTGAAGGCATCTTACCATAAACTGAAAAACAAGAAATGCCAATTCTTTTATTTCCTcagtattagtttttttttttactgttgtaattTGCAGCAAAATAATGCTTTAAccttcatttgattttttttttttgccctgcaTGCCAGCGAAGTGATGGTAGCATGGTATTGTTTTCACTCAGAAACAACTCAAAAACAGCTAgaaggatttccttcaaactcagcggggatattacttggatagatatctagaggtgattagatttcgaAGTAGATTtgttaaaggtcaaaggtcatagtcaaggaaaacatggtctgaaaaacagcttttttgtATAGTTCAACAACAAAGAAACCTCGCTGGATGATGTAAAGTGCATAttgagcaaaatatttgtgactgaCTGGTATTGAAGGACTTCACAAAGAAGTCACACGGAAGTCATACGATGAAGTCATAACATGATCAAAGAcaccattacacacacacacacacacacgtatatttaCTGTGGTGCATATCCTGTTTTTTACTTCAAGTGGATGCTGATTTTGTGATGGACTGTGCTACTCCACATGATATTTTAAGTGCTCTTTCATGAATAATGCACATACAGACTGCAGTTTGATTTTTGGCCTATTGGTGGCACTGTGGTGCAAAGTCACTTGGTAATGACAGAATAAGAATCTCCAGGATTTGTGCCCACTAACCAAACTGGCTGATTATTTAGGGGTAGAATCTTGTTGAATAATCAATTTGTGTGACTCCATATGTGATGGTCTTGCATGGCCACACTGACCAATACATGCTGTGGTGTGTCTCTGTCCAAGTTAAGTAAAAAGCAGCTTCAACAGTGCACGGATGCCCTGGTTGTTAGGTCTGCTTTAAGAAACTTAGGAAAGTGTAAATGCAACGAACAAAATCTTAGAAAGACGTACATGTAGCTTTGGACCCCTCAAGCTTGACACTGAACTAAGCCAGAGTGTAATTATTGTATGTTGTACTTCAAATACGTATGCACATGAACTGAAACTTGAACATCCTGCGTGTGTGCTGTTGTGCGATAAAGCAGTTTCTGCTTTTTCCATGTGTGAGATGaatgaaaaaacagaaaaatacacaCCAGAAGTGGTTATGgtgaagaaacttttttttttttaaatgtactgaACCTGCATCACCTTTCATGTCATAGGTTCAATCCTCAACCAAACAGGAAAATGTGGGCAGGAAAGGTATAAGAACaccacaatttttttaaaaaaatcactcattctGAAGTTGTGCTTTCTCACAGTTATTACATGCTAAATCATaataagtcataattatgagactAATTGTGAGCTAAGTCTTGTGCCGATCACTATTAGAATTATAACTTATCTCACAATAATGATTTGTTCTAACTTCCACAGTCCACATGcagtttgttttttcttgttcttGATGCAAGCAATGTCCTTTTAGTTCTTGTATCAGATGTTTTTTGGAAACATTTGCAGCAATCTGCTTTTGTTTTTGGAAGAGTCTTTGACACAGTGCTGAAACTGTGCATCTGACATATAGTGATGGAATTGCATTTTCCCAGTTGTAATTTTGCATGATGGCGAGTCGACACTCAGGTGTGAGCGCTGTGCCGCTATATGAATTTGATGTATGATAATTATTTATTTCCATTAACCTTGCGTATCGGCTTCAAAATAATTTATTGTGTAAGGAACTGCGCTTATGTTTAGAATTGTTTCATAATTAAGCTTCATGCCGTCTTACTCGTGATTGATCTCACTTTATGTTTCAAAAGGTGAACTATACGAATCTGCTGTCGTTGTTGTGGCAATCTCTCAGTGgggaggaagattgtctcttgatcagtTCCTGGACATGCTGACTGGACAGGCCCAGtctgttttccttcactcagctaagagtagaagatctgcttgggaagttggCTGTCATCCATCCTGACAACACAATCCACCCACAGAAGCTGGTTCTAGATGATGACACACTTGATgttctggagcttggcttcagctaTGAGGCTgatgttggtacagtagtcttcccAACCTGATgaggatactcctcaggcaaCATTGGATGGAATTGCTCAAGGGTCTTAAGGTTTTGGCGGTATGTGGTCCAGGTCTCACATTGGTACATCAAGGTTGACAGGACGAAGGATTTGTAGAGTTTTGCCTCGTGTcaaaggtctctgttgttgaaaacattTTATTGGAAAGGCAGTTTCTCCACACTTGAGTCGGTGTTGGATCTCATCAACGTCAGCGTTTGATGACACGTAGTTTCCCAGGTACTGTCCGTGCAGTTTCACTGCATGGAGCTTTGTTCTGACGATGCTGGGTGGAGGCTGTTACAGgatctgtgtcttcttcaggttgtGTGAAGACCAAGCTTGGTGTAGACTTTGTCTAATGTTTCAAGGGTTTTTCGAAGACCTTTTTTCTGTAAAGGATGACACAATGCTGTCGTTGGCATCCTAGAAGTCCTGGAGTGAAGTGTTGATGGATTTCTTCTTGGCTCTCAGTCAGCTCAGTATCAGACTCAGTGGGTGCCAGGCATCCGAAGTGTTAGGACCCATAATGCAGACTCCCGGACTAGGCTTGGATGtaaaagaaatcatggtctttaattcaggctcaggttcggtacacagatgATCAGTCGGCGAGggagaagcacaaacagggtcaggcaaaaacgcagtcatgggcaagcagggttcaaaggcacgagcagacacagacatcatggatgaggcaaaaggcgcagtcaaaaaacacaaagcaggatctggatacacggcTAATCAAAAACAGGACTTGATACAGagctgtggtatgtgtacaaagtcaacaaacgagcaaggtgtggtggctgggtggagattaaataagacacaAGGTGCAtatgaggaacaatcaagaagggggcgtggctagtgaacgaagatact is part of the Thalassophryne amazonica chromosome 11, fThaAma1.1, whole genome shotgun sequence genome and harbors:
- the si:zfos-741a10.3 gene encoding uncharacterized protein si:zfos-741a10.3, with translation MEDVLIVFLMLARISHAFFPVADTSCSALQNTSVCSVSAGGSVYIQVKVSGSSHKLRCMKQLQSRAINVFTVKKGKVDIAEALRNRTQFFVNNSTLKITNVDTTDSGQYTIEDFNSDGILLSSTSVKLEVNEHGTFLFIVKCASLVVVGLLIVLVVSCCVYRRWRRRQQRGAELKASRINNKEEFWING
- the arsia gene encoding arylsulfatase I, giving the protein MATSALTGFSVLSLLSLGYLSWDWMSPNQVDSESAQTLGGRPLGQQPPHIIFIMTDDQGFNDIGYHSSDIRTPALDKLAADGVKLENYYIQPICTPSRSQFITGRYQIHTGLQHSIIRPRQPNCLPFDQITFPQRLQELGYATHMVGKWHLGFYRKECLPTRRGFDTYFGSLTGSVNYYTYDSCDGPRMCGFDLHEGETLAWDQRGKYSTHLYTQRVRKILATHNPHTQPLFIFLSFQAVHTPLQSPREYLYPYRALGNVARRKYAAMVSTVDKAVHNVTYALRKYGYYQNTVIIFSTDNGGQPLSGGSNWPLRGRKGTYWEGGVRGLGFVHSPLLRRKKRVSKALVHITDWYPTLVGLAGGNLSLMEGVDGYDVWDAISDGKESPRLEILHNIDPLYNHARSGSMQKGYGIWNTAVQACIRVGDWKLLTGDPGYGDWIPPQLLPGFPGSWWNLERQTNNQKSLWLFNISGDPYERCDVSEQRPDVVKELLARLVYYNRTAVPVRYPLEDPRANPVLNGGAWVPWMGEGEEDRWDSIYYKKNKDWKNKLKLSESRWFFRRLNTKIMSNRI